A single region of the Pseudomonas sp. GGS8 genome encodes:
- the hutC gene encoding histidine utilization repressor, whose product MGDSPAPLYARVKQMITQQIDSGNWPPHYRVPSESELVNQLGFSRMTINRALREMTADGLLVRMQGVGTFVAEPKSQSALFEVHNIADEIASRGHRHTCKVITLEEEAAGSERALALDMREGQKVFHSLIVHFENDIPVQIEDRFVNALVAPDYLKQDFTLQTPYAYLNQVAPLTEGEHVVEAILAEPSECKLLQIEKGEPCLLIRRRTWSGRQPVTAARLIHPGSRHRLEGRFHK is encoded by the coding sequence ATGGGCGACAGTCCGGCGCCCTTGTACGCCCGCGTCAAACAGATGATCACCCAGCAAATCGACAGTGGAAACTGGCCGCCGCACTACCGCGTTCCATCGGAAAGCGAGCTGGTCAACCAGCTGGGTTTCAGCCGCATGACCATCAACCGCGCCCTGCGCGAGATGACGGCCGACGGCCTGTTGGTGCGTATGCAAGGGGTCGGAACGTTCGTCGCTGAGCCGAAAAGTCAGTCTGCGCTGTTTGAAGTACACAACATCGCCGACGAGATCGCCTCCCGTGGCCATCGTCACACGTGCAAGGTGATCACCCTCGAAGAAGAGGCCGCCGGTTCCGAGCGTGCCCTGGCCCTGGACATGCGTGAAGGCCAGAAGGTGTTCCACTCGCTGATCGTGCATTTCGAAAACGATATCCCGGTGCAAATCGAAGATCGTTTCGTCAACGCGCTGGTGGCGCCGGACTACCTCAAGCAAGACTTCACCCTGCAAACGCCTTACGCCTATCTGAATCAGGTCGCGCCATTGACCGAAGGCGAGCATGTGGTCGAAGCGATTCTCGCCGAGCCGTCCGAGTGCAAGTTGCTACAGATTGAAAAGGGCGAGCCGTGCCTGCTGATTCGTCGTCGCACCTGGTCCGGCCGTCAGCCAGTGACCGCCGCCCGTTTGATCCACCCCGGTTCCCGTCATCGTCTGGAAGGACGGTTCCATAAATAA
- a CDS encoding HutD family protein, with the protein MSQLKVLRAADYPRMPWKNGGGSTEEITRDTGVGLDGFGWRLSIADIGESGGFSTFAGYERVITVLQGEGMTLRVDGQDTRALLPLDPFAFSGESHVSCALLGGPIRDFNLIYAPDRYSARLQWQEGKQRFFSEARTLLVFSISEALEVKVGNSASRLGRHDCLQLDGNVGLLDVAINGSCCVIELTAR; encoded by the coding sequence ATGAGCCAGTTGAAAGTTTTACGCGCAGCAGATTACCCGCGCATGCCGTGGAAAAACGGCGGTGGCAGCACTGAAGAAATTACTCGCGATACGGGTGTAGGTCTTGATGGTTTTGGCTGGCGCCTGTCGATTGCCGACATCGGCGAGTCGGGCGGTTTTTCCACCTTTGCCGGTTATGAGCGGGTGATCACCGTACTGCAAGGCGAGGGCATGACCTTGCGCGTCGATGGTCAGGACACGCGGGCGTTGTTACCCCTGGACCCGTTTGCTTTCAGTGGTGAAAGTCATGTGTCCTGCGCATTGCTCGGTGGGCCGATTCGCGACTTCAACCTGATTTATGCGCCGGACCGTTACAGTGCGCGGTTGCAGTGGCAGGAAGGCAAACAGCGGTTTTTTAGTGAAGCCAGGACTCTGCTGGTGTTCAGTATCAGTGAAGCGCTTGAAGTGAAGGTCGGTAACAGCGCATCGCGCCTCGGTCGCCATGATTGCCTGCAACTGGACGGTAACGTCGGTCTGCTGGACGTCGCCATCAATGGCTCATGCTGTGTCATTGAGCTGACTGCACGCTGA